In Thermoplasmatales archaeon, the DNA window TTCCTTCTTTTAATCTTTTTGCATTTGTTACAAAAATATCATCTCCAACAATCTGTATTTTCTTTCCCAATTTTTTTGTTATTTTAACAAATCCATCCCAATCATCTTCAGCAAAAGGATCTTCAAATGAAATTATAGGATAATCTTCTACAAGCTCTTCATAAAAATCAATTAGCTCATCCACATCTTTTTCTCCTTCTATATGATAGCTATTGCCTTTATAAAAAGAAGAGGCTGCGCTATCAATTGCTAACATAACTTCATTTTCATAGCCATTTTCTTCTATAGCATTCATTATTAGCTCAAGGGCGGATCTTGTCTCCTTTAGAGGAGGAGCAAATCCACCTTCATCACCAACATTTATTGAATTTTTCCCATATTTCTTTAAGAGTATTTCCTTCAATGAATAATATACTTCACATGCCTTTCTTACCGCATCTGAAAAACTTTTAGCCACCAATGGAGCAATCATGAATTCCTGTATGGCAAGCTCATTTCCCGCATGCTTTCCTCCATTTATTATGTTCATGAAAGGAATTGGCAAAATATTTCCATTCTTGTTTAAATATTGATATACAGGAATTTTTTCTTCATTGGCGGAACACTTACAGCAAGCAATTGACGTAGCTATTGATGCATTTCCCCCAATTATTCTTTTATCTGGTGTCCCATCTATTTTAATAATCTTTTCATCAATTTCCTCCTGCTCTTTTACATCCATCCCCACCAAGGCGGGGGCCAGAATTGTATGAACATTTTCTATTGCATTCCTTACTCCTTTCCCATGAAATTCTTTTCCTCCATCTCTAAGCTCAACCGCTTCTCTCGCTCCGCGACTTGCTCCGGATGGGGCGCTTGCCCTCCCTGTAGCATTTTTTGTTTTTACTTCTACCTCTATCGTTGGATTTCCTCTTGAATCAAGAATTTGCCTGGCTTTTATGCTCTCTATTCTGCTCATGAAAATAAATAGGAAATATTTAATAGATTTTTCTCAAATTTTTTCCACTTCCTTTTCCAGCAATTTTTTTCTCTCCTTGGCACTTCTACCTGTTGCCTCAAAAAGAAAACTGTTCCATTTTTTCAATATTTCTGGATTCGGCTCAATTTTTTCAGGTGGTTTTATATCTATTAATATCTCATTTTTTTCCTTTTTTATGAATATTTTCCCTATCCCTTCTTCTTCAAATTCAAACCCTTCGCTCAAATTTCCTTCAACATTAAAATATTTCTTCAGCAATTCATTCAAATCCGCTTTATGCCCCTTCTTTATTGAATACTCCCTCATAATGGTATAGAAAACATTTTATAAATTCTTTTTAATACATTCATGAAAGTTGCTCTCTCCTTGGGAGGCTCATTGCTCTCTCTGGATAATCCAGAATTTATAGAAGAAATATCAATTTTTCTGAAGAAAATATCAGAGAAAATTCCTCTTTTTATTGTTGTTGGTGGTGGAAAAACTGCAAGAGAATATATTTCAGTTGGAAGAAAATTTTGCAAGGATGAAAGATATCTTGATGAAATTGGAATAATGGCCACCCGTTTAAATGCATACCTCATAAATTCTTTCTTCAGAAAAAAAATCCCTGAGACAATAGAAGAGGCAATTCAAATTGGCCCCCCTCTTGTGATGGGTGGCACCACTTCAGGCCACTCCACAGATGCGGTGGCGGCGATGCTTGCGAGGGCGGGAAATGCGAGCCATCTTGTGATTGCAACTGATGTTGATGGGATATATGATAAGGATCCAAAAATTTACAGTGATGCGATTAAATTTGATAAAATTGGTATAGATGAGCTTATAAAAATGGTTGGGGATGAATGGAAGAGCGCTGGCTATAAGGTTGTTGTTGATCCTGTTGCATGCAAAATAATAAAGGAAGGAAGGATAAAAACATTTGTTGTTAATGGAAAAAATATTAAAGAATTAGAAAATGCTATATATGGGAGAAAATTTAATGGAACAATTATAGAGGTATAAAATGATTCCACAGCACAGTCATTGCAGGATATGTGGAAAAGCAATAAAATATGATGAGGATTTTTGCAGTGAAAAATGCAAAAGTGAATATGAAAATTATTTAAAGAAGAGGAGAAGACTACAGATAATATTCTACATCCTGATTTTCTTGGTAATTATAGTGTATATGTTCTTAATCATTAGCCAGAGGGGCTAGAGTAATTTCTTTCCATTTATTTCCACTTCACATATATCATTTCCACTGACTTTTGCGTCTAAATCAAGGAATTTCTTTAACAAAAATAATTCTGTTGTTGCATGATTGCTAATTTTCTTGCATTTAAAGCATGTTTTATATCCACTTATTGCAAGGAATGGTATGATTTGGTCAACCGCTTTTTCATCAAGGTCAACATTTGCATAAATTTCCTCAAGAATTTTTTTTGAAACAGATTCTCCTATTTCTTCCGCCCTCCTGCCCTTCTCCCCCAGGCAATCCGCCCCTAATATTTTTGGCTTGCTCCATAGAACAATTCCTACACCTGGAGAAATTGCCTCATATTTTTCAATTCTTATATTTTTTGGAAAATCCTTTATATTTTCTTCCACGGATTTCTTTATTCTTTCCGCTATTTGAACTGGAAGATTTGAAATATTAACAATTCCTTCTATTTCCTCAACTTTTTCATCAAAATAAATCGGCCTTATTTCTTTGCATGGCTTTATAATCACCTCTACCTTCCCTCCACCAGCGGGATAATACCCTCTTTTGTGCAATTTCCCGTATATTTCTATTCCCATTTTTCTAAGAATTTCAAGAAAAACATTTTTAAAATAATCCCAGGGAGGAGCCCACCTCACATCTGTCCCTCCCTTCAGAATCAATTTTGTTTCTTTTTCAGCAAAAATTGATGGAATTATGCATGCCTGCAAAACAAGGGCTATACTTCCAGCGGTTCCAACATCAAATTCGTATTCTCCTCCCTCAATTTCTCTAGGATAAAATTCTATTTCGCTTGAACCAATTTTTAATCCTTTAACATTTGCATTGCATATTTTTGAAACAGTTTCAATTGAAGCAATGTGCTGATTTCTCAGTCCTGGATTTGGTCTATTTGCCCTTATATTGAAAATTCTAACCGGCTTTTTTGTTATAGAGGAGAATGCTATGCTCATCCTCAACATCTGCCCTCCGCCTTCTCCATAACTTCCATCTATTTCAATCATTTTACCACAAAGCTTAAATTATTATATATTTATAATCCCATAGCGGGGTGGGGTAGTCAGGAAAACCCGTCGGGCTCATAACCCGAAGATCCGTGGTTCAAATCCACGCCCCGCTACTACATTACTTCTACTCCTTTCTTCAACTCTTTCTTGGCAACTCCCTTGCCCAACTTCTTCTCCATTTCTTTATAATATTCCATCATTTCTTCATCAACAGATGGATGAACTTCTTTCATAGCCCTCATGAAATGCTCTCTTGTTACTTCATTTGCATTTTCTCTCAATGCCATCATTCCTGCCTCCCTGCATATCGCTTCTATATCCGCTCCTACATATCCTTCCGCTATTCCCGCCAGCTCATCTATGCTAACATCTTTTGCAAGTGGCATATTTTTTGTATGTATCTTGAAAATGCTCTTCCTGGCTTCTTTATCTGGTATTCCTACAAGTACCAGTTCATCAAACCTCCCGGGGCGAAGGAGGGAGGGGTCAATTATATCTGGCCTGTTCGTTGCACCAATTATAACAACATCACTCATCTGCTCCAGCCCATCAATTGAAGTTAGAAGTTGATTTACAACAGTTTCAGTTACCCTTGTTCCTTCATGGCTCCCTCTTCTTGGAGCAATTGCATCTATTTCATCGAAAAATACTATTGATGGAGCGGTCTGCTTTGCCTTCTTGAATAACTCTCTTATTGCTTTCTCACTCTCACCCACCCATTTGCTGAAAATCTCTGGTCCTTTTACTGACAAAAAGTTTGCTTCACTTTCTGTCGCAACCGCTTTCGCAAGCAATGTTTTTCCTGTTCCTGGTGGGCCATAAAGCAAAATTCCTTTTGGTGGCCTGATTCCCATTTTTTTAAATGCTTCAGGATTTTTTAATGGCCATTCAACCGCTTCTCTTAATCTTTGCTTCACATCTTCAAGCCCGCCAATATCCTCCCACCTAACATTTGGAATTTCAATTAAAACTTCTCTCAGAGCGGATGGTTCAATCATCTTAAGGGCTTCTTTGAAATCATTCATCATAACAACCATTTTTTCAAGAACTTCAGTGGGAATTGGCTTATCAAGCTCTATCTCTGGCAAATACCTGCGCAATGCATTCATCGCCGCCTCCCTTGCAAGTGCTGCAAGATCCGCTCCAACAAATCCATGGGTTACATCAGCAAGTGCATCCAGATTTACATCTTCCGCAAGGGGCATGCCTCTTGTATGAATTTGAAGAATCTCCTTTCTGCCATCTCTGTCTGGAACTCCTATTTCAATTTCCCTGTCAAATCTTCCAGGGCGCCTTAAAGCGGGATCCAAAGAATCTGGCCTGTTTGTTGCCCCTATAACTATTACTTTTCCCCTTCCCTTTAATCCATCCATTAGAGTAAGCAATTGAGAAACGACTCTTCTTTCAACCTCACCATGCACTTCCTCTCTTTTGGGAGCAATTGCATCTATTTCATCAATGAAAATTATTGAGGGAGCATTTTTTTCCGCTTCCTCGAATGTCCTTCTCAAATTTTCCTCGCTCTGGCCATAAAATTTACTCATTATTTCAGGCCCATTTATTGTAAAGAAGCTTGCTCCAGATTCATTTGCAACAGCTTTTGCAATCAATGTTTTTCCTGTTCCTGGTGGGCCATAAAGCAATACTCCTTTTGGAGGATCTATTCCAAGCCTTTCAAAAAGCTCAGGATGTTTCAATGGCAATTCTATCATCTCTCTTATTTTCATTATTTCTTCATCAAGTCCTCCAATATCTTCATAGCTTATCTGTGGCAATTTAAGCAATTCTTCCTTTATCGGCTCTTCTTTGACTATAACACTTGTTTCATCCCCAATAACTACTAATCCTTTTGGCTCGGTTTTAACAACTCCAAATGGAAGGGAGTTACCAAAAAGAGCAATTCCTGGAACAATTATTGTATCTCCCGCAGTGAGTGGGCGTTTATAAAGCCCTCTCTTAACTATGCTCTCTATACCATGCCCAAATTGGATTCTCTGGCTCTGAGAAATTGCTGGGGCAATAACAACCTGGCTCGCTACCTTCACTTCCACTTTCCTTATTGTTACCTTATCCCCGATTCCAACTCTCGCATTTTTCCTCGTAAGATTGTCTATCCTTATTATTCCCTTCCCCTCATCAATGGGGCGGGCGCGCCAGACTATTGCTCCAGTTTTTCTTCCCCCTTCTATCTCAATTATGTCGCCTGGTGCAACATTTAGCTTCATTCTCGTTTCAGTATCGATTCTCGCTCTTCCCGCTCCTACATCCTGACTAAGGCCTTCAGCCACCCTAAGCACAACTTCATTCGTTTCCATCAGTTTTGATAATACAACACATATTAATTTCTTTTGCTGAATTTATGCAAGCTTTTTATTCCATTAAACCACAGGCACTATCAGGAATTAAATTTAAATAATAGAAAAACTTTCAAAATTACTTGATGAAAGAAGAGAATATTTTGCTGAATGTAGGAAAGAGAAAAATTGACTTTGAATCAATTCATTCAGATTCATCTTTTTACTAAACTGAATTTAGAGGTGTGTGAATAAAAATAACAAGGCAAGGTTTAGGAGCATGGAACTGCATTAGTTAATCTATAATATGGAGGTAAGAATTTCTTGGCACTGAAAGGCAAACAATAAGTTACATTTTTATATTCCTTCTTTATTGCTTTTCAATGACCACCGCATATGATGTGCCTGCAGAGCCATTGATAAAAAGGCTTGCAGAAAAACTCAAAAACGAGTTTAAAATAGCTCCGCCTGAGTGGGCTAAATGGATAAAGACAGGGATACATAAGGAAAGACCACCTGAAAATCCTGAATGGTGGTACATAAGAGTTGCTGCAATCCTGCGAAAAATTTATATGCGAGGGCCTATTGGAACATCTCGCTTGCGAGGGCTTTATGGAGGAAGGAGAGATAGAAGAAATGCACCATACAAGCATGTAAAGGGTAGCGGTTCAATAATAAGAAAAGCGCTTCAGCAATTAGAAGAGCAAGGACTTGTTGAGCAAGTAAAAGGAAAGGGAAGAAAAATAACACCTAAGGGGCAATCGCTTGTTGATAATACCGCCCATGAATTAGCGGAGGAGATAGGAAAACTTATATAGTAGATAGAGGTGATTTATAGTGGATGATACTGAAGAAATAAAGAGAAGAATGCTTGAGCAAATGCAAAGAGAAGCGGAAGAGGAGCAGAGAAGACAGATTGAAAAAGAGATATGGGAAGCTCAAAAAAGGAATTTATTGAAAATTTTGCTTGACGCAGATGCGAGGGCGAGATTAGAGAGAATAAGAATGGCTAAGCCGGAAGAAGCGGAATATATAGAAAACCAAATTATAAGGTTATATCAGATGGGAAAAATAAAAAATAGGATAAATGATGAGGTTTTGAAAATTTTAATATCTCATCTTATGCCAAAGAAAAGAGATATAAGTATAAGGAGGTTGTAAGATGGCAAAAAATAAACCAGCAGCAAAAAAAAGAAGATTGATGAAAGAAACAAAAAGCAATAGGCGTGTGCCCGCCTGGATAATAATAAAGACGAGCAGAAGGTTTCTACAGCACCCAAAAAGAAGACATTGGAGAAGGAGTAATTTAAAGAGGTGATTTTATGGAAGAAAAAATTTATACTGTGCCGTTGATTAAAACAAAAAATTTTTCCAGAGCTAAAAGAGCTAAAATTGCAATGAAGGAAATAAGAGAATTTTTGAAAAAACATACAAAAAATGATAATATTAAGATTGATAAAAGCGTGAATGAAGTTGTATGGGAAAGAGGAATAAAAAATCCCCCAAGCAAAATCAGATTAAAAGTTGTAAAAGTTGACGATACTGTATGGGCTTATACACCTGAGACAGAAATTAAAATTGAGGAAATT includes these proteins:
- the eno gene encoding phosphopyruvate hydratase, with product MSRIESIKARQILDSRGNPTIEVEVKTKNATGRASAPSGASRGAREAVELRDGGKEFHGKGVRNAIENVHTILAPALVGMDVKEQEEIDEKIIKIDGTPDKRIIGGNASIATSIACCKCSANEEKIPVYQYLNKNGNILPIPFMNIINGGKHAGNELAIQEFMIAPLVAKSFSDAVRKACEVYYSLKEILLKKYGKNSINVGDEGGFAPPLKETRSALELIMNAIEENGYENEVMLAIDSAASSFYKGNSYHIEGEKDVDELIDFYEELVEDYPIISFEDPFAEDDWDGFVKITKKLGKKIQIVGDDIFVTNAKRLKEGIKKKACNALLLKPNQCGTLTETLRVAKICKENNYSIMVSHRSGDTCDSFIADLAVAIDCGQIKAGAPCRAERTEKYNQLMRIEEGIEKPIYAGRKWKKI
- a CDS encoding DUF5611 family protein, with product MREYSIKKGHKADLNELLKKYFNVEGNLSEGFEFEEEGIGKIFIKKEKNEILIDIKPPEKIEPNPEILKKWNSFLFEATGRSAKERKKLLEKEVEKI
- the pyrH gene encoding UMP kinase, translating into MKVALSLGGSLLSLDNPEFIEEISIFLKKISEKIPLFIVVGGGKTAREYISVGRKFCKDERYLDEIGIMATRLNAYLINSFFRKKIPETIEEAIQIGPPLVMGGTTSGHSTDAVAAMLARAGNASHLVIATDVDGIYDKDPKIYSDAIKFDKIGIDELIKMVGDEWKSAGYKVVVDPVACKIIKEGRIKTFVVNGKNIKELENAIYGRKFNGTIIEV
- a CDS encoding DUF2116 family Zn-ribbon domain-containing protein, with translation MIPQHSHCRICGKAIKYDEDFCSEKCKSEYENYLKKRRRLQIIFYILIFLVIIVYMFLIISQRG
- a CDS encoding RNA 3'-terminal phosphate cyclase; its protein translation is MIEIDGSYGEGGGQMLRMSIAFSSITKKPVRIFNIRANRPNPGLRNQHIASIETVSKICNANVKGLKIGSSEIEFYPREIEGGEYEFDVGTAGSIALVLQACIIPSIFAEKETKLILKGGTDVRWAPPWDYFKNVFLEILRKMGIEIYGKLHKRGYYPAGGGKVEVIIKPCKEIRPIYFDEKVEEIEGIVNISNLPVQIAERIKKSVEENIKDFPKNIRIEKYEAISPGVGIVLWSKPKILGADCLGEKGRRAEEIGESVSKKILEEIYANVDLDEKAVDQIIPFLAISGYKTCFKCKKISNHATTELFLLKKFLDLDAKVSGNDICEVEINGKKLL
- a CDS encoding CDC48 family AAA ATPase → METNEVVLRVAEGLSQDVGAGRARIDTETRMKLNVAPGDIIEIEGGRKTGAIVWRARPIDEGKGIIRIDNLTRKNARVGIGDKVTIRKVEVKVASQVVIAPAISQSQRIQFGHGIESIVKRGLYKRPLTAGDTIIVPGIALFGNSLPFGVVKTEPKGLVVIGDETSVIVKEEPIKEELLKLPQISYEDIGGLDEEIMKIREMIELPLKHPELFERLGIDPPKGVLLYGPPGTGKTLIAKAVANESGASFFTINGPEIMSKFYGQSEENLRRTFEEAEKNAPSIIFIDEIDAIAPKREEVHGEVERRVVSQLLTLMDGLKGRGKVIVIGATNRPDSLDPALRRPGRFDREIEIGVPDRDGRKEILQIHTRGMPLAEDVNLDALADVTHGFVGADLAALAREAAMNALRRYLPEIELDKPIPTEVLEKMVVMMNDFKEALKMIEPSALREVLIEIPNVRWEDIGGLEDVKQRLREAVEWPLKNPEAFKKMGIRPPKGILLYGPPGTGKTLLAKAVATESEANFLSVKGPEIFSKWVGESEKAIRELFKKAKQTAPSIVFFDEIDAIAPRRGSHEGTRVTETVVNQLLTSIDGLEQMSDVVIIGATNRPDIIDPSLLRPGRFDELVLVGIPDKEARKSIFKIHTKNMPLAKDVSIDELAGIAEGYVGADIEAICREAGMMALRENANEVTREHFMRAMKEVHPSVDEEMMEYYKEMEKKLGKGVAKKELKKGVEVM
- a CDS encoding 30S ribosomal protein S19e, whose product is MTTAYDVPAEPLIKRLAEKLKNEFKIAPPEWAKWIKTGIHKERPPENPEWWYIRVAAILRKIYMRGPIGTSRLRGLYGGRRDRRNAPYKHVKGSGSIIRKALQQLEEQGLVEQVKGKGRKITPKGQSLVDNTAHELAEEIGKLI
- a CDS encoding 50S ribosomal protein L39e encodes the protein MAKNKPAAKKRRLMKETKSNRRVPAWIIIKTSRRFLQHPKRRHWRRSNLKR
- a CDS encoding 50S ribosomal protein L31e; this encodes MEEKIYTVPLIKTKNFSRAKRAKIAMKEIREFLKKHTKNDNIKIDKSVNEVVWERGIKNPPSKIRLKVVKVDDTVWAYTPETEIKIEEIEKKKEKKEKKEEKEEKEEEKMEEKEEKGEEEEKEKVEEEKQSHAEKD